A region from the Enterococcus faecium genome encodes:
- the traE gene encoding type IV conjugative transfer system protein TraE has product MSYTGILSLKDICHYGKRCTATEKITKKISTGQSKTVVQCKKYIIQKDKVSEEMIYYIGKQKQIILKDPIPLKELYPTIKHVYDQNGVLIGRRKNGVLRCTAKGMGRLIG; this is encoded by the coding sequence ATGTCATATACAGGAATTTTGAGTCTCAAAGATATTTGTCACTACGGTAAACGGTGTACCGCTACAGAGAAAATCACGAAGAAAATATCAACTGGCCAAAGTAAAACCGTTGTGCAGTGTAAGAAATATATAATCCAGAAAGACAAAGTCTCAGAGGAAATGATTTATTACATTGGGAAACAAAAGCAAATAATTTTAAAAGATCCTATCCCCTTAAAAGAGCTATATCCAACAATCAAACATGTTTATGACCAAAACGGTGTACTGATTGGTCGAAGAAAAAATGGAGTCTTGCGTTGTACCGCAAAAGGGATGGGGCGTTTGATCGGCTGA